ATAATAAACTAATAATAAATAAAATAAGGGAAATTAGAAAAAATTAGATTGGCAGCATTGAAAAAATATGGAAAAGAAATTATTTCATTTCCTTTTCCCAAATTCTAATTGTATTAACATTAGCTTTATCTGCCAATTCCTCCATTGTTTTAATTTCATCATCACTTAATTCAATTTTTATTGCATCCGCTGCATCCTCAACATGGTGAACCTTTGTTGCTCCGACAATTGGAAGTGTTCCTTTAGCAATAGCCCATGCAATCGGCAACTGTGCAACTTTTGCATTGTGGTTTTCAGCAATATCTGCAATTGCTTTATTCAATTCCTCAATTTCAGCCAAGCTTCCACCATATGCATTTGCTCTGTCTGATCCTTCAGGGAACGGATGGGCGGTGTCATATTTGCCGGATAATGCACCCTGCTCTAAAACCATGTATGAGAAAAATATTATGTCATTCTCTTTACAATACTCAAGAATTCCTGAATCTTCAGATGAACGATTAAGTAGGCTGTAATGGTTTTGAACGGCTCCAAGCTTTAAGCCTGCATCTTTTAAAATCTCATTTGCCTCTTTGATTTCTGCAAGATTATGATTTGAAACACCTATCATTTTAATATCATGATCATTTGCGGTTTCGACCAATTTTTTAGTCCAATCAGGTGCCCCGACAGGATTGTGAATCCAGAAAATATCAATGTCTTCAACACCCAATATTTTGGCGCTGTTTTCATACATTGATGTTACCTCATTTGCCTCAAACATCTCAGCAAGCTGAGGCGTAAACTTGGTTGAAATTACAAAATCCTCACGATTGGAGGTTTTTAAGAATTCTCCTAAAAC
This is a stretch of genomic DNA from Methanobrevibacter millerae. It encodes these proteins:
- a CDS encoding aldo/keto reductase is translated as MTLKDNLPKIALGAWAWGNDGTFGDEHKIEDLKPIYEKSMELGLNLWDTAYVYGMGKSEEVLGEFLKTSNREDFVISTKFTPQLAEMFEANEVTSMYENSAKILGVEDIDIFWIHNPVGAPDWTKKLVETANDHDIKMIGVSNHNLAEIKEANEILKDAGLKLGAVQNHYSLLNRSSEDSGILEYCKENDIIFFSYMVLEQGALSGKYDTAHPFPEGSDRANAYGGSLAEIEELNKAIADIAENHNAKVAQLPIAWAIAKGTLPIVGATKVHHVEDAADAIKIELSDDEIKTMEELADKANVNTIRIWEKEMK